The Leadbettera azotonutricia ZAS-9 genome has a window encoding:
- a CDS encoding type II toxin-antitoxin system VapB family antitoxin produces the protein MRTTLDLNEALLNEAMKWTGLSTKTSVINEALKEAIQYRKRMKLIEMAGTIKLDVDLNITRNRMG, from the coding sequence ATGAGAACGACACTCGATCTAAATGAAGCTTTATTGAATGAAGCAATGAAATGGACAGGTCTATCAACTAAAACCAGTGTAATTAACGAGGCATTAAAAGAAGCCATACAATATAGGAAACGGATGAAACTTATTGAGATGGCCGGAACAATTAAATTGGATGTTGATCTCAATATTACGCGAAATAGAATGGGATGA
- a CDS encoding ABC transporter substrate-binding protein codes for MKKLGIACLLVLLSAAFMLTGCSKKEAPVQAAADPNAPVTITVWCWDPAFNIFAMKEAEKIYKRDRPNVTINVVETPWDDVQQKLITGFSSGETSSLADIVLMQDNAMQKNIITYPSNFLPVGDKVDLSQFAKFKVDVAAYNGKYYGVPFDNGTTGFFIRSDIIEQAGLKVEDFNDTTWEHVIELGRIVKAKTGLPLLSTDGTGPDLIMIMLQSAGTWLFDQQTGKTLITGNPALTRAVELFIQMAQEGILYLASDWNDYIASFNRGNVAATIQGCWIIGSISAEPSQSGKWALVSTPKFANIQSVNYSSQGGSGWMVLANSKNPDVAMDFLAKTFAGSKEFYEIILPPAGAIATWLPAADSPVYSQPVAYFGGDKVYEKLIDYVGKVPSVKYGVFNYEARGAVTKAMMDIRNGANPAAALKAAQDEVDFLIAQ; via the coding sequence ATGAAAAAGTTAGGTATCGCATGCCTACTGGTACTGCTCTCGGCGGCATTTATGCTCACCGGCTGTAGTAAAAAAGAGGCCCCCGTCCAAGCGGCGGCAGACCCCAATGCTCCTGTCACCATCACGGTATGGTGCTGGGACCCGGCGTTCAATATCTTCGCCATGAAGGAAGCGGAGAAAATCTACAAACGGGATCGCCCGAATGTCACTATCAATGTTGTTGAAACTCCCTGGGACGATGTCCAGCAAAAGCTCATCACCGGCTTCTCGTCCGGCGAAACCAGCAGCCTGGCGGACATTGTACTGATGCAGGACAACGCCATGCAGAAGAACATCATAACCTATCCCTCCAATTTCCTCCCTGTGGGCGACAAGGTCGATCTCTCCCAGTTTGCCAAATTCAAGGTTGACGTGGCTGCCTACAATGGCAAGTACTACGGCGTGCCCTTTGATAACGGCACAACCGGCTTCTTTATCCGGAGCGACATTATTGAACAGGCCGGCCTCAAGGTCGAAGATTTCAATGACACCACATGGGAGCACGTGATTGAATTGGGCAGGATTGTGAAAGCAAAGACAGGGCTTCCCCTTCTTTCCACCGACGGTACCGGCCCGGACCTCATCATGATCATGCTCCAGAGCGCAGGCACCTGGCTCTTTGATCAGCAGACCGGCAAAACCCTCATCACCGGCAACCCTGCCCTTACCAGGGCGGTTGAGCTCTTCATCCAGATGGCCCAGGAAGGAATCCTCTACCTGGCTTCCGACTGGAACGATTACATTGCCTCCTTTAACAGGGGCAACGTAGCGGCCACCATCCAGGGCTGTTGGATCATCGGGTCAATCAGCGCCGAGCCTTCCCAGTCAGGGAAGTGGGCCCTTGTTTCTACCCCCAAGTTCGCCAATATCCAATCGGTCAACTATTCGAGCCAGGGTGGTTCAGGCTGGATGGTTCTTGCCAATTCCAAGAACCCCGACGTGGCCATGGACTTCCTTGCCAAGACCTTCGCGGGCAGCAAAGAATTCTACGAAATCATTCTGCCCCCCGCGGGCGCCATTGCAACATGGCTTCCTGCGGCTGATTCTCCGGTTTATTCCCAGCCCGTCGCCTACTTCGGCGGCGACAAAGTCTATGAAAAGCTCATCGACTATGTCGGCAAGGTTCCCAGCGTAAAATACGGCGTCTTCAATTATGAAGCCCGCGGCGCGGTGACCAAGGCCATGATGGACATCAGGAACGGCGCCAATCCTGCCGCCGCCCTCAAGGCAGCCCAGGATGAAGTTGACTTCCTTATAGCTCAGTAA
- a CDS encoding carbohydrate ABC transporter permease has translation MVQALFLSFRSGLGNNLKFSGFRNYARLFEDLTFHSSVANVFIYLLFQVPIMLFSALILASILNQPDLKGKTVFRTLIFLPCATALVSSALIFKSFFSMDGIINFTLQNLHIISEPKNWLLDPIWSKVIIIIIITWRWTGYNTIFYMAGLQNIDTSVYEAARIDGASASQQFFKITLPLLRPVILLTTIMSTNGTLQLFDEVRTISPGTGFKSTITISQHIYNVSFTNVPQLGYAAALSYTILIMVAFLSFIQMKVGDKV, from the coding sequence ATGGTACAGGCCCTTTTCCTCTCGTTTAGATCGGGGCTGGGGAATAATCTCAAGTTTTCCGGGTTCAGGAATTATGCCCGCCTTTTCGAGGATCTGACCTTTCATTCTTCTGTAGCCAATGTTTTTATCTACCTGCTTTTCCAGGTCCCCATCATGCTCTTTTCGGCCCTGATTCTCGCGTCCATACTGAATCAGCCGGATTTAAAGGGCAAGACTGTTTTCAGGACCCTGATCTTCCTGCCCTGCGCAACAGCCCTGGTTTCGTCGGCCCTTATCTTCAAGTCCTTCTTTTCCATGGACGGCATTATCAATTTTACTTTGCAAAACCTGCATATTATTTCGGAGCCCAAGAACTGGCTCCTTGATCCCATTTGGTCCAAGGTGATCATCATAATCATTATCACCTGGCGTTGGACGGGGTATAACACCATTTTTTATATGGCGGGGCTTCAGAACATCGACACCTCGGTGTACGAGGCTGCCCGCATTGACGGGGCTTCGGCATCCCAGCAGTTTTTCAAGATCACCCTGCCCCTCTTGAGGCCGGTGATTCTTTTAACCACCATCATGTCCACCAACGGCACACTGCAGCTTTTCGACGAAGTCAGGACGATTTCGCCGGGTACGGGCTTTAAATCGACCATTACGATTTCCCAGCATATCTATAATGTCTCGTTCACCAATGTTCCCCAGCTTGGCTATGCGGCTGCCCTTTCGTACACCATCCTTATCATGGTGGCTTTCTTATCCTTTATCCAGATGAAAGTGGGGGACAAGGTATGA
- the gyrA gene encoding DNA topoisomerase (ATP-hydrolyzing) subunit A, which yields MAETSDIPVPTGKIIPVAIEDEVKTDYLNYAMSVIVSRALPDVRDGLKPVHRRLLFSMGELGLHPNATTKKCARIVGDTMGKYHPHGDLSLYDALVRMAQDFSLRYPLVQGQGNFGSLDDDPPAAMRYTEAKLSKIGDEMLQDLNKETVDFTPNFSEEELEPTVLPAAVPNLLINGSSGIAVGMATNMAPHNLVEVCEAVCAFIDNPDVTIEDLMKFIDGPDFPTGGIIFGRRGIREAYKTGRGKILVRGRFIIETTKSGKEQIVFNEIPYGVNKKLLIERIGVMVRDKEIDGVSYVNDESSDREGIRVVIELKKGAIIKVVLNRLFANTQLQATFGIINLALVNGRPRTLNLKELVSYFVDHRVEVVTRRTQYDLRKAEERAHILEGLVIALANIDEVVAIIKASRDVAAAKAKLQERFLLSEPQTKAIVEMQLGRLTSLEVEKLQAELAELQIQIAYYKDLLADPVKLRNVIKDETKSISSRYGDKRRTEIVNGEVENINIEDLIKKEEMMITISNLGYVKRVPVSAYKNQGRGGKGMQAAKLTEDDFVEQIFVASTHEYIMFITNEGKAYWMKVHELPEGTRTSKGAHIKSLLTVSPNEDITAIVSFKDFSDDQYILMGTARGVVKKVKTSEFSNAKTRGIIAIKLDEGDELVSALLTGGKDEVVLISRRGQALRTHEDAVRPMGRAGHGVTGMKLASGDELTGLLKVSEDEKMLILSEYGFGKRVDFSEFSSHGRGTGGQKIYTVGEKTGEIVGCVGVRDKEEIMCITSQGKSIKLKVASIRVMGRSAQGVKILSIDKPDFVSGLDRIVQEEEAPHAQDEGQLEFPLEENDSSAVSSEPEE from the coding sequence ATGGCTGAAACCTCCGATATACCCGTGCCAACCGGGAAAATTATTCCCGTTGCGATAGAAGACGAAGTAAAAACCGACTACCTCAATTACGCAATGTCCGTCATTGTTTCCCGGGCGCTCCCGGACGTGAGGGACGGGCTTAAGCCTGTGCACAGGCGGCTCCTCTTCTCCATGGGCGAGCTGGGCCTCCACCCCAATGCCACCACCAAAAAGTGCGCCCGCATCGTCGGCGATACCATGGGCAAGTACCATCCCCATGGAGATCTTTCCCTCTACGATGCCCTGGTGCGCATGGCCCAGGATTTTTCCCTCCGCTACCCTCTGGTACAAGGGCAGGGCAATTTTGGGTCATTGGACGACGATCCTCCCGCGGCCATGCGTTATACCGAGGCGAAGCTCTCCAAAATCGGCGACGAAATGCTCCAGGATCTCAACAAGGAGACCGTGGACTTTACCCCCAATTTTTCAGAAGAAGAGCTTGAACCTACGGTGCTTCCTGCGGCTGTTCCCAATCTCCTCATAAACGGCTCAAGCGGCATCGCCGTCGGCATGGCTACCAATATGGCCCCCCATAACCTCGTGGAAGTCTGCGAGGCAGTCTGCGCCTTTATCGACAACCCCGATGTTACCATCGAAGATCTCATGAAGTTCATTGACGGCCCGGACTTCCCCACAGGGGGCATCATCTTTGGCCGCAGGGGCATCAGGGAAGCCTACAAGACAGGCAGGGGCAAGATCCTTGTCCGGGGCCGCTTTATCATCGAGACCACCAAGTCGGGCAAAGAGCAAATCGTCTTTAACGAGATACCCTACGGGGTGAACAAGAAGCTCCTCATTGAGCGCATAGGCGTCATGGTGAGGGATAAAGAGATTGACGGCGTTTCCTACGTCAATGACGAATCCTCCGACCGCGAGGGCATCCGGGTAGTCATAGAGCTTAAGAAAGGCGCCATTATCAAGGTGGTATTGAACCGGCTTTTCGCCAATACCCAGCTTCAGGCCACTTTCGGCATCATCAATCTCGCCCTGGTCAACGGCAGGCCCCGGACCCTCAACCTCAAGGAGCTTGTCAGCTACTTTGTGGATCACCGGGTAGAGGTCGTTACCCGCCGTACCCAGTACGATCTCCGCAAAGCCGAGGAGCGGGCCCACATATTGGAGGGCCTCGTTATCGCCCTGGCGAACATCGACGAAGTGGTGGCCATTATCAAGGCAAGCCGCGATGTCGCCGCAGCCAAGGCAAAACTGCAGGAACGCTTCCTCCTTTCGGAACCCCAGACCAAGGCCATAGTTGAAATGCAGCTGGGCCGCCTCACCTCCCTGGAAGTCGAGAAGCTCCAGGCTGAATTGGCGGAACTCCAGATTCAGATCGCCTATTATAAAGACCTCCTTGCGGATCCCGTTAAGCTCCGCAATGTCATCAAAGATGAAACCAAAAGCATTTCCAGCCGCTACGGCGACAAGCGCCGCACCGAGATTGTTAACGGCGAAGTTGAAAACATCAACATTGAAGACCTCATAAAGAAAGAAGAGATGATGATCACCATCTCCAACCTGGGCTATGTGAAGCGTGTGCCTGTTTCTGCATATAAGAACCAGGGCAGGGGCGGCAAAGGAATGCAAGCCGCCAAGCTTACGGAAGACGATTTTGTGGAGCAGATCTTTGTGGCCTCTACCCATGAATACATCATGTTCATCACGAATGAGGGCAAGGCCTACTGGATGAAGGTTCACGAGCTTCCCGAGGGAACCCGCACCAGCAAGGGCGCCCACATCAAGAGCCTCCTCACGGTCTCGCCCAACGAAGACATCACCGCCATCGTGTCTTTCAAGGACTTCTCGGACGATCAATACATCCTCATGGGTACCGCCCGTGGTGTGGTCAAGAAAGTCAAGACATCCGAATTCTCCAATGCCAAGACACGGGGCATTATCGCCATCAAGCTTGACGAAGGAGACGAACTCGTCAGCGCCCTTCTCACCGGCGGCAAGGACGAAGTGGTGCTCATCTCCAGGCGGGGACAGGCCCTGCGCACCCACGAGGACGCCGTAAGGCCCATGGGCCGCGCGGGCCATGGTGTCACCGGCATGAAGCTCGCCTCGGGCGACGAGCTCACCGGCCTCCTCAAGGTGTCGGAAGACGAGAAGATGCTCATCCTCTCCGAATACGGCTTTGGCAAGCGCGTGGATTTCAGCGAGTTCTCCTCCCACGGCCGAGGCACCGGGGGCCAGAAGATCTACACTGTGGGCGAAAAGACCGGGGAAATCGTAGGCTGCGTAGGCGTGCGTGACAAAGAAGAAATCATGTGCATCACCAGCCAGGGCAAGTCCATCAAGCTCAAAGTCGCCTCGATCCGGGTGATGGGCCGCTCGGCCCAGGGCGTAAAGATCCTCAGCATAGACAAGCCCGACTTCGTGAGCGGCCTTGACCGCATAGTCCAGGAGGAAGAAGCCCCCCATGCACAGGACGAAGGGCAGCTGGAATTCCCGCTGGAAGAAAATGACTCTAGCGCCGTCTCCTCTGAGCCAGAAGAATAA
- a CDS encoding META domain-containing protein yields MQSRIKETGIRMAGLLALLAAAMLAASCAGGAKAKDSGAVFSDVQGREWTLAEVKGPSATIRLDRQQLEASGFKGTYTLTFEEGRLSGMGAPNRYFGPYTPGEGRSLVVGNIAATLMMGISEPQDLPEHDYFSYLNRAARWDIREGRLELYSSDNTGAERVLVFTAQ; encoded by the coding sequence ATGCAAAGCAGGATTAAAGAAACAGGCATCAGGATGGCAGGGTTGCTTGCCCTCCTTGCCGCAGCAATGCTGGCAGCTTCATGCGCCGGCGGGGCAAAAGCCAAAGACAGCGGCGCGGTTTTCAGCGATGTCCAGGGCAGGGAGTGGACACTGGCGGAAGTGAAAGGCCCTTCCGCCACTATCCGCCTGGACAGGCAGCAGCTCGAAGCCTCCGGCTTCAAGGGGACTTACACCCTCACTTTTGAGGAAGGCCGCCTCAGCGGCATGGGCGCGCCCAACCGCTACTTCGGTCCGTACACCCCCGGCGAAGGCCGGTCGCTTGTTGTCGGCAATATCGCCGCCACCCTGATGATGGGGATCAGCGAGCCCCAGGATCTCCCGGAGCACGACTACTTCTCTTACCTGAATCGGGCTGCCCGCTGGGATATCCGCGAAGGCCGCCTGGAACTCTACAGCTCTGACAACACAGGGGCAGAGCGGGTTCTGGTCTTTACCGCCCAGTAA
- a CDS encoding esterase/lipase family protein: MKHIELKYPLLLIHGAGFRDKTMGINYWGRIPRYLAEQGVAVHYGGTDAWGTLESNGEMVKRAILETLDKTGAEKVNIIAHSKGGLEARYAISCLGMDSRVASLTTMSTPHRGVKAMNTALQLPLWLYRPASVLANLWSRILGDGGPDFFRGSRQLAEYFCTEFNRKYPDKPGILYQSYASKLKYFFGDPAYLLTWILVKIFDGDNDGLCPVESAKWGEFRGIITTQGYFGVSHAGILDLYRVPYKGVRIPELYVAIAKELAGKGL, from the coding sequence GTGAAACATATTGAGCTGAAATACCCCCTCCTGCTGATTCACGGGGCGGGGTTCAGGGACAAGACCATGGGCATCAATTACTGGGGCAGGATACCCCGGTATCTGGCCGAACAGGGGGTTGCCGTCCATTACGGCGGCACAGACGCCTGGGGAACCCTGGAAAGCAACGGGGAAATGGTTAAGCGGGCGATCCTGGAGACCCTGGACAAGACCGGGGCGGAAAAGGTCAATATCATTGCCCATTCCAAAGGCGGCCTGGAGGCGCGGTATGCCATAAGCTGCCTGGGGATGGATTCCAGGGTTGCCTCCCTGACCACCATGTCCACGCCCCACAGGGGGGTTAAGGCCATGAACACAGCCCTGCAGCTTCCCCTCTGGCTCTACCGCCCTGCTTCTGTCCTTGCGAACCTCTGGAGCAGGATATTGGGGGATGGGGGGCCTGATTTTTTCCGGGGCAGCCGGCAGCTGGCCGAATATTTTTGCACCGAATTCAACCGGAAATATCCCGATAAGCCGGGGATTCTCTACCAAAGCTATGCCTCTAAGCTGAAATACTTTTTCGGCGACCCTGCCTATCTGCTTACCTGGATTCTAGTAAAGATCTTTGACGGCGACAACGACGGCCTGTGCCCGGTAGAGTCCGCCAAATGGGGGGAATTCCGGGGGATCATAACCACCCAGGGATACTTCGGGGTCTCCCATGCGGGCATTCTGGACTTGTACAGGGTACCGTATAAAGGAGTCCGCATCCCGGAACTATATGTTGCCATTGCAAAGGAACTGGCCGGAAAGGGGCTATGA
- a CDS encoding leucine-rich repeat domain-containing protein produces MGSNAGRSVQAIEKISAKIVEAAENSGGLILSPFGGFFETFDPGSLDAALKAAGRDELLKIKRFNVSGARIWRLPDSVCLMENLEVLDASYTSLRSLPKSIHKLKNLKELDISRSEISGIPPSLAKCAGLAFSRRHAKAIAFSGNTARWLSGKLNVFVLFQKWIYSYMYRRLDAMQQELDLCGWRELAGACRRNSEPCCTSGGKCGYLGDKGCTEEALACKMWLCRKSLEYMRLLEADKNHPLHKKCLKYQRMRRKYDELSRALDIRFKGRASKEDCFNPEHHGYQNTTIDHWYDNIYIRPWGQFISEEDAGHEREVKPSFSIAT; encoded by the coding sequence TTGGGCAGTAACGCAGGACGGTCTGTGCAAGCCATCGAAAAAATCTCCGCCAAAATCGTCGAAGCTGCTGAAAACTCAGGCGGCCTCATCCTGAGCCCCTTCGGCGGTTTTTTTGAGACCTTCGATCCCGGTTCCCTCGACGCTGCCCTCAAAGCCGCAGGCCGGGACGAGCTCCTCAAAATAAAACGCTTCAATGTCTCGGGCGCCAGGATTTGGCGTCTCCCCGATTCCGTCTGCCTCATGGAAAACCTTGAAGTTTTGGATGCTTCCTATACAAGCCTCAGATCATTGCCTAAATCCATCCATAAATTAAAAAACCTTAAAGAACTGGACATAAGCCGCTCGGAAATATCCGGGATTCCGCCTTCCCTTGCAAAGTGCGCAGGGCTGGCTTTTTCGCGCCGCCATGCAAAAGCCATTGCCTTTAGCGGCAATACCGCGAGATGGCTTTCGGGTAAATTAAACGTATTTGTGCTATTCCAAAAATGGATCTACAGTTATATGTACCGCCGCCTCGACGCCATGCAGCAGGAGCTTGATCTCTGCGGCTGGAGGGAGCTGGCCGGAGCATGCCGGCGTAATTCCGAACCCTGCTGCACGTCCGGGGGGAAGTGCGGCTATCTTGGCGACAAGGGCTGCACAGAGGAAGCCCTGGCCTGTAAAATGTGGCTCTGCAGAAAATCCCTGGAATATATGCGCCTTCTCGAGGCTGACAAAAACCACCCTCTGCACAAAAAGTGCTTGAAGTACCAGCGTATGAGACGGAAGTACGATGAATTAAGCCGGGCTCTTGATATACGTTTTAAAGGCCGTGCGTCAAAGGAAGACTGCTTCAACCCCGAACACCACGGCTATCAAAACACCACCATCGATCATTGGTACGACAATATCTACATACGCCCCTGGGGCCAGTTCATCTCGGAAGAAGACGCCGGCCACGAGCGGGAAGTAAAGCCCTCTTTCAGCATCGCTACTTAA
- a CDS encoding zinc metallopeptidase, producing the protein MYFDYYYVVLVVPTIILSLIAQILVKSTFSKYSKIRCSRGITGKDAASLLMRANNIRDVSIQQVRGNLTDHYDPGAKVLRLSDPVFGNPSIAAVGVAAHETGHAIQHATSYGPLALRSSLVPIANIGSTIGPWIAIAGIFLSFPVLINIGIVLFGGAVVFYLITLPVEFNASARALSILKSNNVLSADELRGVRKVLTAAALTYVASALTALMSFVRLILLAQRRRR; encoded by the coding sequence ATGTATTTTGATTACTATTATGTGGTTCTGGTAGTCCCTACCATTATCCTGTCCCTGATTGCCCAGATCCTGGTGAAGTCCACCTTTTCAAAATATTCGAAGATCAGGTGCTCCAGGGGCATCACGGGCAAGGATGCTGCCAGCCTGCTGATGCGGGCGAACAATATCAGGGACGTAAGCATTCAGCAGGTGCGGGGCAATCTGACGGATCATTACGATCCGGGCGCCAAGGTGCTGCGCCTTTCGGATCCTGTCTTCGGCAATCCCTCCATTGCCGCCGTGGGGGTGGCGGCCCACGAGACCGGCCACGCCATCCAGCATGCCACGTCCTATGGCCCTCTGGCGCTGCGGAGCTCCCTGGTGCCCATAGCGAACATAGGCTCAACCATCGGGCCCTGGATCGCCATCGCGGGGATTTTCCTGTCGTTCCCTGTTTTGATCAACATCGGGATTGTTCTTTTTGGCGGGGCCGTGGTTTTCTATTTGATAACCCTGCCCGTGGAATTCAACGCTTCCGCACGGGCCTTGTCGATTCTAAAAAGCAACAATGTACTCAGCGCCGATGAACTTCGGGGAGTGCGAAAAGTGCTGACCGCCGCAGCCTTGACCTATGTGGCTTCTGCCCTGACAGCCCTGATGAGCTTCGTCAGGCTTATTCTTCTGGCTCAGAGGAGACGGCGCTAG
- a CDS encoding YbaK/EbsC family protein has protein sequence MSIESVCQYLARWGRDKDIIVMEESTATVALAAAALGVIPARIAKSISLRVEKDGVPAAMVVVTAGDVKLDNRKYKDRFDLKAKMLSPGEALEYTGHAVGGVCPFALPPGVEVYLDVSLQRFQTVYPACGSGNSAIELTMDELKEYSASLDWVDVCAPIGA, from the coding sequence ATGTCTATTGAATCGGTGTGCCAATACCTTGCCAGGTGGGGCAGGGACAAGGATATTATCGTGATGGAAGAATCCACCGCCACAGTGGCGCTTGCCGCCGCAGCCCTGGGCGTAATCCCCGCCCGCATAGCCAAAAGCATCTCCCTCAGGGTAGAAAAGGACGGCGTCCCCGCTGCCATGGTAGTAGTCACCGCCGGGGATGTGAAGCTGGACAACCGGAAGTACAAAGACCGTTTCGACCTTAAGGCGAAAATGCTCAGCCCCGGCGAAGCCCTGGAATACACCGGCCATGCAGTAGGCGGTGTCTGCCCCTTTGCCCTTCCGCCGGGTGTAGAAGTGTACCTCGACGTTTCCCTCCAACGCTTCCAAACCGTCTACCCTGCCTGCGGCAGCGGCAATTCGGCCATAGAGCTGACCATGGACGAGCTTAAGGAATATTCCGCCAGCCTGGATTGGGTTGATGTGTGCGCCCCCATAGGCGCCTGA
- a CDS encoding carbohydrate ABC transporter permease — protein MKIRVSRVFMYAFLVVVCFLAAFPYFWMVSAATNKSVEIIKGRLLFGTYLIENIKTLVATVTLGQIFWNSLRNAIAGTLASLIICSMAGYGFQIYRDKYKDRLIGILLLSMMVPFASIMVPLFRMFSQAKLINSTMGIILPSLSTAFLIFFFRQSSASFPMEIVQAARVDGVGEFGIYLRIYLPVMAPTLAAAAIVTFMNQWNQYLWPLIILQKQESRTMPLMLTGLTAGYVTDYGILMLAVTICTLPTLFIFVTQQRRFVAGILGSVK, from the coding sequence ATGAAAATCAGAGTATCCCGGGTATTTATGTATGCTTTCCTTGTGGTGGTTTGTTTCCTCGCGGCCTTCCCCTATTTCTGGATGGTGTCCGCTGCCACCAACAAGAGCGTTGAGATCATCAAAGGCAGGCTCCTGTTCGGGACTTACCTCATCGAGAACATCAAGACCCTGGTCGCCACGGTTACCCTGGGGCAGATCTTCTGGAATTCCCTGCGAAACGCCATTGCAGGCACCCTGGCGAGCCTTATCATCTGTTCCATGGCGGGCTACGGCTTCCAGATCTACAGGGACAAATACAAGGACAGGCTCATCGGCATACTGCTCCTTTCCATGATGGTTCCCTTTGCGTCGATCATGGTTCCCCTTTTCAGGATGTTCAGCCAGGCGAAGCTTATTAACAGCACCATGGGCATCATCCTGCCCAGCCTCTCCACAGCCTTCCTCATCTTCTTTTTCAGGCAGAGTTCCGCGTCCTTCCCCATGGAGATAGTCCAGGCTGCCCGTGTTGACGGCGTGGGAGAGTTCGGCATCTACCTCAGGATCTACCTTCCGGTCATGGCCCCCACCCTTGCGGCGGCAGCCATCGTTACCTTTATGAACCAGTGGAACCAGTACCTCTGGCCCCTCATCATTTTGCAGAAGCAGGAAAGCCGCACCATGCCCCTGATGCTCACGGGCCTTACGGCGGGCTATGTCACTGACTACGGAATATTGATGCTGGCGGTTACGATTTGTACACTGCCGACCCTGTTTATATTCGTGACACAGCAGAGGCGGTTCGTGGCGGGGATTTTGGGATCAGTTAAGTAG
- a CDS encoding Rpn family recombination-promoting nuclease/putative transposase produces the protein MGANREYKNSVFSLLFNDSDVLRSLYSALEGVTLPPNVSIDINTLSDVIFKDQINDLSFTVDNRLVVLIEHQSTINENMPLRLLLYIARVYEKIIDRKKIYAKDLVSIPWPEFIVLYNGTDPYPDQATLKLSNAFKKLGDLTDKTEMPVGLELVARVYNINTGHNETILERSEELNGYSAFVEKVREYTKTIPDNKRAFREAINYCIEHNILRQFLEENASEVLNMLLTEWSTEEAMEVSREEGREEGREEGKSIVLELVKQGYTAGQIEEKLAQTKATKTAGK, from the coding sequence ATGGGTGCGAATCGGGAGTATAAAAATAGCGTATTTTCGCTGCTCTTTAATGACTCTGATGTTTTGCGGAGTCTATACAGTGCACTGGAAGGGGTTACGCTGCCCCCTAATGTGTCCATCGACATCAATACCTTAAGCGACGTGATTTTTAAGGATCAAATCAATGACCTTTCATTCACTGTGGATAACAGGCTGGTTGTCCTTATAGAGCACCAAAGCACGATAAATGAGAATATGCCCCTCAGATTGCTTTTGTACATTGCCAGGGTATACGAAAAAATAATAGACAGGAAAAAGATATACGCCAAAGATCTGGTTTCCATCCCCTGGCCCGAGTTCATAGTGCTATACAACGGCACTGATCCATACCCGGATCAAGCTACTTTAAAATTGTCCAATGCTTTCAAGAAGCTGGGGGATTTGACGGACAAAACCGAAATGCCGGTGGGGCTGGAACTTGTTGCCAGGGTGTATAATATCAATACTGGTCACAACGAGACAATATTGGAAAGGAGTGAAGAACTCAATGGATACAGCGCTTTTGTTGAAAAAGTCCGGGAATACACCAAAACCATTCCCGATAACAAACGTGCTTTTAGGGAAGCAATCAACTATTGCATAGAACACAATATCTTGCGTCAATTCCTGGAAGAAAATGCATCGGAGGTGCTTAATATGTTGTTAACCGAATGGAGTACAGAGGAAGCCATGGAAGTCAGCCGCGAAGAGGGTCGTGAAGAAGGCCGTGAAGAAGGCAAAAGCATAGTTTTGGAACTCGTAAAGCAAGGCTACACAGCAGGGCAGATTGAAGAGAAATTAGCCCAAACAAAAGCCACCAAGACAGCTGGAAAATAA